A single genomic interval of Thermodesulfatator atlanticus DSM 21156 harbors:
- the argH gene encoding argininosuccinate lyase produces the protein MAKKPWGGRFAEATDKLVEKFTASVHFDQKLALYDIKGSIAHARMLGARGIIPKEDAEKIIAGLAELEKEIQEGKFTWREDLEDVHMNIEAALFEKIGPLAGKLHTARSRNDQVATDVRLYLRDVIDEALAALKELRLVLVLKAKENLEVIMPGFTHLQHAQPVLFAHHLMAYYEMFTRDTKRLSFVREETNVCPLGSAALAGTPFPVDREMVARELGFAGISRNSMDAVSDRDFIISFLGAASLVFVHLSRLCEELILWMSQEFSFIDLPDKLCTGSSIMPQKKNPDVAELIRGKTGRVFGNLFSLLTVLKGLPMTYNRDLQEDKEPLFDTAETLLASLRLASSLVSGLKVNAPKMRKACEEGHLTATDLADYLATKGVPFREAHHIVGKLVAYCEDKGLKLWELPLEKMKEFSEVIEKDVYDWLTLEGSVARRKVPGGTAPEMVRKAIEEAEKELMQEEK, from the coding sequence ATGGCGAAAAAACCCTGGGGCGGAAGATTTGCCGAAGCAACCGACAAACTCGTGGAAAAATTTACAGCCTCGGTGCATTTTGACCAAAAACTTGCCCTCTATGACATCAAGGGAAGCATAGCCCACGCACGCATGCTTGGCGCAAGGGGGATAATACCCAAAGAAGACGCCGAAAAAATAATAGCCGGTCTGGCTGAGCTGGAAAAAGAGATTCAAGAAGGAAAGTTTACCTGGCGTGAGGACCTTGAGGATGTACACATGAATATCGAAGCCGCACTTTTTGAAAAAATAGGCCCTCTTGCAGGAAAACTTCATACCGCCCGCAGTCGAAACGACCAGGTAGCAACTGACGTAAGGCTTTATCTCCGCGATGTTATCGATGAGGCCCTTGCCGCGCTCAAAGAGCTGAGACTTGTCCTGGTTCTCAAGGCCAAGGAAAACCTTGAGGTCATCATGCCCGGCTTTACACACCTCCAACATGCCCAGCCAGTGCTTTTTGCACATCATCTTATGGCGTACTACGAGATGTTCACACGCGACACTAAAAGACTTTCTTTCGTAAGAGAAGAAACAAACGTCTGCCCGCTTGGCAGTGCGGCCCTTGCGGGAACGCCTTTTCCTGTTGACAGGGAGATGGTGGCACGGGAGCTTGGCTTTGCTGGAATTTCCCGAAACAGCATGGATGCCGTTTCAGATAGAGACTTTATCATTTCTTTCCTTGGGGCGGCTTCTCTTGTGTTTGTGCATCTTTCAAGACTTTGCGAAGAACTTATTCTTTGGATGAGCCAGGAATTTTCTTTTATTGACCTGCCAGATAAGCTTTGCACAGGAAGCTCTATCATGCCCCAGAAGAAAAACCCCGACGTAGCAGAACTTATACGCGGAAAAACAGGCCGCGTATTTGGAAATCTTTTTTCATTGCTCACGGTCTTAAAGGGGCTCCCCATGACTTACAACCGGGATCTCCAGGAAGACAAAGAGCCCCTTTTTGATACCGCGGAAACACTCCTTGCCTCTTTAAGGCTTGCTAGCTCCCTGGTCTCAGGGCTAAAGGTGAACGCGCCCAAGATGCGCAAGGCCTGTGAGGAAGGCCATCTTACCGCTACGGATCTTGCGGATTATTTAGCCACTAAAGGGGTGCCGTTTAGAGAAGCCCATCATATTGTAGGCAAGCTGGTGGCATACTGCGAAGATAAGGGGCTTAAGCTTTGGGAGCTTCCCCTTGAAAAAATGAAAGAGTTTTCAGAAGTGATAGAAAAAGACGTTTATGATTGGCTTACCCTTGAAGGATCAGTAGCCCGTCGTAAAGTGCCAGGGGGGACTGCGCCTGAAATGGTGCGCAAGGCTATTGAAGAAGCTGAAAAAGA